One stretch of Ficedula albicollis isolate OC2 chromosome 7, FicAlb1.5, whole genome shotgun sequence DNA includes these proteins:
- the LOC101810744 gene encoding gap junction gamma-1 protein-like: MSWSFLTRLLEEINNHSTFVGKIWLTVLIVFRIVLTAVGGESIYYDEQSKFVCNTQQPGCENVCYDAFAPLSHVRFWIFQIIMVATPSVLYLGFAMHRIARMPESSRRRAPAARGARMPVVRRGAGRDYEEAEDDNEEDPMIFEEIEVEKEKSPEGGEKHDGRRRIKQDGLMRAYVLHLLCRSVLEMVFLFGQYLLYRFEVSPSYVCSRSPCPHTVDCFVSRPTEKTIFLLIMYAVSGLCLFLNLCELLHLGVGRIRDALSQADGPPLPSGDSPAPQYPKKAPSAPPTYHSLKKELPQAPLTNGKLDYRESLAQGRFALAGAPPVHELDRLREHLRLAQEHLEVAFHLQPPLRPPSPARSSSPEANGIAAEQNRLNLAHEKGTAACDRTTGL; this comes from the exons ATGAGCTGGAGTTTCCTGACGCGGCTCCTGGAGGAGATCAACAACCACTCGACCTTCGTGGGCAAGATCTGGCTGACTGTCCTCATTGTCTTCCGCATCGTGCTGACGGCCGTGGGGGGGGAGTCCATCTACTACGACGAGCAGAGCAAGTTTGTGTGCAACACGCAGCAGCCGGGCTGTGAGAACGTCTGCTACGACGCCTTTGCGCCCCTGTCCCACGTCCGCTTCTGGATCTTCCAGATCATCATGGTGGCGACGCCGTCGGTGCTGTACCTGGGCTTTGCCATGCACCGCATCGCTCGCATGCCCGAGTC CTCGCGGCGCCGGGCGCCGGCAGCCCGGGGGGCGCGCATGCCGGTGGTGCGCCGGGGAGCCGGGCGAGACTACGAGGAGGCAGAGGATGACAACGAAGAAGACCCCATGATCTTTGAGGAGATCGaggtggagaaggagaagagccCAGAGGGCGGAGAGAAGCACGATGGCCGGCGCCGCATCAAGCAGGACGGGCTGATGCGGGCCTATGTGCTGCACTTGCTGTGCCGCTCGGTGCTGGAGATGGTTTTCCTCTTCGGGCAGTACCTGCTGTACCGCTTCGAGGTGAGCCCCTCCTACGTCTGCAGCCGCAGCCCCTGCCCGCACACTGTCGACTGCTTTGTGTCCCGCCCCACTGAGAAGACCATCTTCCTCCTCATCATGTATGCCGTCAGCGggctctgcctcttcctcaACCTCTGCGAGCTCTTGCACCTTGGTGTGGGGCGCATCCGTGAtgccctgagccaggctgaCGGCCCCCCGCTCCCGTCTGGCGACAGCCCTGCACCACAGTACCCCAAGAAAGCCCCCAGCGCCCCCCCCACCTATCACTCGCTGAAgaaggagctgccccaggccCCACTGACCAACGGCAAGCTGGACTACCGGGAGAGCCTGGCCCAGGGGCGCTTCGCCCTGGCTGGAGCTCCGCCGGTGCACGAGCTGGACCGGCTGCGTGAGCACCTGCGCCTGGCCCAGGAGCACCTGGAGGTGGccttccacctgcagcccccGCTGCGGCCCCCCAGCCCCGCCCGCAGCAGCAGCCCCGAGGCCAACGGCATCGCCGCCGAGCAGAACCGCCTCAACCTCGCCCACGAGAAGGGGACCGCCGCCTGCGACAGGACCACAG GGCTGTGA
- the INHA gene encoding inhibin alpha chain, with protein MPPCPGGSAAGRRAGRAGRSPRQSPPSQQPAACPTVMLLLLHLLPAMLPTAALASCTAASADRQLVLAKVRARVLEHLSPPLLQEEPQMEARRVHRRDVLENTEVEPEELEDTSQVILFPATDVPCEPTQPDKLLEEEGIFTYLFQPSAHTLSRVVTSAQLWFYTGPSAAPNHSAPDVLTLSPQGRVPVTATAERTPEHWTVFHLAPALLPQLSQPLFVLLVRCPGCPCLAEGDKMPFLVATTRAKGSERARRSAMPWSPAALSLLQRPSEELAAHTNCRRASLNISFEELGWDKWIVHPSSFVFHYCHGSCAAGHGLSHRLGVQLCCAALPGTMRSLRVRTTSDGGYSFKYETVPNILAQDCTCV; from the exons ATGCCACCCTGCCCCGGGGGGAGCGCGGCGGGCAGAAGGGCTGGGCGGGCAGGCAGAAGCCCGCGGCAGAGCCCCCCGAGCCAGCAGCCTGCTGCGTGCCCCACGGtcatgctgctgctcctgcacctgctGCCTGCCATGCTGCCCACCGCCGCCCTGGCCAGCTGCACCGCGGCCAGCGCCGACCGGCAGCTCGTCCTGGCCAAGGTGCGGGCTCGGGTGCTGGAACATCTGAGCccccccctgctccaggaggagcCACAGATGGAAGCAAGGAGGGTGCACCGGAGAGACGTCCTTGAAAACACCGAAGtggagccagaggagctggaggacaCCTCTCAGGTGATCTTATTCCCTGCCACAG aTGTTCCCTGTGAGCCCACACAGCCAGACaagctgctggaggaagaagGGATTTTCACCTACCTCTTCCAGCCCTCAGCACACACCCTGAGCCGTGTGGTGACTTCTGCCCAGCTCTGGTTTTACACTGGCCCCTCGGCTGCCCCCAACCACTCAGCCCCTGACGTGCTGACCCTGTCGCCTCAGGGCCGGGTGCCGGTGACGGCCACGGCGGAGCGGACACCCGAGCACTGGACAGTGTTTCACTTGGCCCCGGcgctgctgccccagctctcacagccGCTCTTTGTGCTCCTGGTGcgctgccctggctgcccctgcctggCCGAGGGGGACAAGATGCCCTTCCTGGTGGCCACCACCCGTGCCAAGGGCAGCGAGAGGGCTCGTCGCTCCGCCATGCCCTGGTCCCCAGCCGccctgagcctgctgcagcGCCCGTCCGAGGAGCTGGCTGCCCACACCAACTGCCGCCGGGCTTCCCTCAACATCTCCTTcgaggagctgggctgggacaagTGGATCGTGCATCCCAGCAGCTTTGTTTTCCACTACTGCCAcggcagctgtgctgcaggccaCGGGCTGAGCCACCGGCTGggtgtgcagctgtgctgcgCTGCCCTGCCCGGCACCATGCGCTCCCTGCGCGTCCGCACCACCTCCGACGGCGGCTACTCCTTCAAGTACGAGACCGTGCCCAACATCCTGGCCCAGGACTGCACCTGCGTCTAG
- the OBSL1 gene encoding obscurin-like protein 1 encodes MEGFGGAPRFLAYPRAFTVQSGTNVVLSCQIMGDPQPSILWEKDKNTIEPSGRFHMESKGDLYRLLVSCATPKDSGLYVCRAKNSVGETYAATALRVEPAEPQEEEGCSGSVAPAFLIAPSSVRVCRGEDVMFTCRVSGQPCPVLEWEKDGHKLSDLFESSHFAVGQKPEDWHFLKLFGARPQDGGVYVCRARSGSQEALAAAVLLVEPQALRDGLPNGSPADGGPVLAERWRRHAAGRRAGPETWVPNGVVPARVPGAKAFAVSAGKHAKFRCYVTGKPKPEIIWQKDGEPLAPGRRHLIYEDREGYFILKVLYCKPRDQGLYVCTASNTAGQTLSAVQLQVKEHRLRFQVQLADVEVAEREDAVLECQVPLETIPTSWYLEDRELQPSHKYVMEEQGLVRRLTIRDARTDDDGIYLCQMKDKGRSIAEVSVRGVIVKRLPRKLDVMEGENAVFCVETRDVVEGSCWSRDGIQLRESPRTVLKSFGRTHLLVLVHVTRQDAGIISFIVGESQTSSQLRVKCVKHDPPSAPVAAEMSVVESNTALLTWCPAPDSHLRPASHYLLERREAAGGEWVQCLATDLPSCVRVLGGSVPREADYCFRISAANKHGRSGPVQFPGSVHLAPAARLERGLQDTWVRDGEDAHFSLELSAVVHGSWFLNGARLGEQEDAGGRCRLQRRGMEHSLLIRGARLADSGAQVTFVSGGVRDSATLHVQAPQVHIAPVSEDERLRKVPAGMPVLLECQVSAPDAPVCWLKDGKAVPLDDVIAVQAEGCVRRLLLRSACPSDSGVYTCDAGDDAVSFVVTVTEEPVRIVSSNEEASHTYVVGQRVELWCQLSRPAAPVRWYKDGEEVEVGESLVLEQEGSRCKLVLPCAQTQDTGEFVCDAGGDSAFYTITVAEEPVRIVSSNEGASHAYVAGQRVELWCQLSRLAAPVCWYKDGEEVEAGESLVLEQEGLQCRLVLPCARPQDTGEFVCDAGGDSVFYTVTVAAPHLRPGMFPAEVPVRIVSSNKEAPHSYVVGQRVELWCQLSCPVSPVRWYKDGEEVEVGESLVLEQEGSRCKLVLPCAQTQDTGEFVCNARDASVSYSILVAEPPVRILQPPQRSLELLVQAPGCVELRCELSVPDAPVHWFKDGLEVDETDNLQLLVEGAWRCLFIPKSSAEDAGEYICETKDEAISFDVKVSEPPVRILQPCRPVPVMTVSPGETVTLCCELSRADAPVCWAKEGVRLEAGGSLVLEEEGVHRRLLIPAAQAEHSGKYTCDTTNDTVTFTIQVLDPLVRILEKDVLPTHRRCQAMEDLVLEVHLSHTHGEVKWYKDGEKLQDTGRVRLEEDGVRRSLVILGATGKDAGEYLCDTGDDSIVFFITVEVPEPPVTIVGSTGTVVHRCLVAGEDLVLACELSRPDAVVRWLRNGQEVQPGERVQVEARGVLRQLTINGAQPSDAGRYICDAASDRMVTNVEVSARPVCIVNKEEAQSPLEVQEGDSVTLVARLSPETAAVQWQKDGQTLCSGGRLLVCSEGPTRSLTIKQAELGDGGIFLCDAGDDEVHFTLRVKEAPVLFVNKREEQEKLLVLEGGSAVLSAVTSTERSDVTWLGPQQAAVAGERCELRRDGRVHSLIIHNVAMEDAGTYTCLSPHDQMQFDVTVRELRVKFLRGLSDVRARQGERVVLWCELCKARGDVVWRKDGRVLAPGPRRQMTAQGRERSLVLSRVEPGDAGEYCCESNDDQTLATLTVQVPRVVEIIMELQSLTVLEGEDATFKCLVSPEDVAVTWQLNGQPVVPSERLLVTRSGLCHSLTLRQCQTGDAGTVTANAEGLVSTARLSVQEAQVLFVRKLQDVVAEEQGDVCLEVEVSHEAAEVQWLKQGILLQPSSKYQLRESGCRRTLTICCLGPADRGTYRCESLHDRTQAKLHVEPRKVSIRTPLADVETFEKETATFHLELSHPGVTGVWTRDGIRVKPSSTCRISATGCGHSLTLERLALEDSGTVTFTADTLRCSAHLRVREPPVTMVRVPRDLGVPETGVASFECELSRPNAEVKWFKDGQELRPGPNCRIYSAGRRRILQLSRCELTDTGSYTCDAGDCRASATLHVQERQVHIVQELQDVQVREGDNAVFTCEVSHGDVKGEWFRDGEKIKVSSTVKIRQEGTRHFLLFCGVRPEDKGLIRFTARTVTSEASLQVEALPIRIVKPLRDKTVLARHKATLECTVSHARGRVRWLRGDTEIFAGDKYEICNLDCYRTLIIHRVGPEDEDSYTCDAFDDRSTARLLVEGS; translated from the exons atggaggggtttgggggagcCCCCAGGTTCCTGGCCTATCCACGCGCCTTCACAGTCCAAAGTGGCACCAATGTGGTCCTGAGCTGCCAGATCATGGGTGATCCCCAGCCAAGCATCCTCTGGGAAAAGGACAAGAATACCATCGAGCCCTCAGGCCGTTTCCATATGGAGTCCAAAGGGGACCTGTACCGCCTGCTGGtgtcctgtgccacccccaAGGACAGTGGACTCTACGTCTGCAGGGCCAAGAATAGTGTTGGCGAGACTTATGCTGCCACTGCGCTCAGGGTGGAGCCAGCGGAGCCCCAAGAGGAGGAAGGATGCTCAGGCAGTGTGGCACCCGCCTTCCTCATCGCCCCCTCGTCCGTGCGGGTGTGCCGGGGGGAGGACGTGATGTTCACCTGCAGGGTGtctgggcagccctgcccgGTGCTGGAGTGGGAGAAGGACGGGCACAAGCTCTCCGACCTCTTTGAGAGCAGCCACTTTGCAGTGGGGCAGAAACCAGAGGACTGGCACTTCCTGAAGTTGTTCGGTGCCCGGCCCCAGGACGGGGGAGTGTACGTCTGCCGGGCCCGCAGTGGCTCCCAGGAGGCCCTGGCTGCTGCCGTGCTCCTGGTGGAGCCCCAGGCGCTGCGGGACGGGCTCCCCAATGGCTCCCCCGCTGATGGCGGCCCGGTCCTGGCGGAGCGGTGGCGGCGGCACGCGGCGGGACGGCGAGCGGGACCGGAGACCTGGGTGCCCAACGGCGTGGTGCCAGCCAGGGTGCCGGGGGCCAAGGCATTTGCCGTGAGCGCGGGGAAGCACGCCAAGTTTCGCTGCTACGTTACTGGCAAGCCCAAGCCAGAGATTATCTGGCAGAAAGATGGTGAGCCCCTCGCCCCTGGCCGCAGGCATCTCATCTACGAGGACCGGGAGGGCTACTTCATCCTCAAGGTGCTGTACTGCAAACCCCGGGACCAGGGGCTGTACGTCTGCACCGCTTCCAACACGGCTGGCCAGACCCTCAGTgcagtgcagctccaggtgaAAG AGCACCGGCTGCGGTTCCAGGTGCAGCTGGCAGACGTGGAAGTAGCAGAGCGGGAGGATGCAGTGTTGGAGTGCCAGGTGCCGTTGGAAACCATCCCCACCTCCTGGTACCTGgaggacagggagctgcagcccagtcACAAGTACGTGATGGAGGAGCAAGGGCTGGTGCGGCGCCTGACCATCCGCGATGCGCGCACCGATGACGACGGCATCTACCTCTGCCAAATGAAGGACAAAGGGCGCAGCATCGCCGAGGTCTCTGTCCGAG GGGTGATTGTGAAGCGGCTGCCACGGAAGCTGGATGTGATGGAGGGGGAGAATGCGGTTTTCTGTGTGGAGACGCGGGATGTGGTagaggggagctgctggagccggGATGGGATACAGCTGCGGGAGTCACCCCGTACCGTGCTGAAGAGCTTCGGCAGGACACACCTCCTGGTGCTGGTGCACGTCACCCGCCAGGACGCGGGCATCATCTCCTTCATTGTCGGCGAGTCGCAGACATCCTCCCAGCTCCGAGTCAAGT GTGTGAAGCACGACCCTCCGAGTGCACCGGTGGCAGCTGAGATGAGTGTGGTGGAGAGCAACACGGCTCTGCTGACTTGGTGTCCTGCTCCTGACTCCCACCTCCGCCCCGCCAGCCACTACCTGCTGGAGCGCCGGGAGGCAGCGGGAGGGGAGTGGGTGCAGTGCCTGGCCACCGACCTGCCCAGCTGCGTGCGGGTGCTGGGTGGCAGCGTGCCTCGCGAGGCCGACTACTGCTTCCGCATCTCTGCCGCCAACAAGCACGGCAGGAGCGGCCCTGTGCAGTTCCCTGGATCCGTGCACCTTG ccccagcagctcgTCTGGAGAGGGGTCTGCAGGACACATGGGTGAGGGATGGTGAGGATGCACACTTCTCCCTGGAGCTGTCAGCCGTGGTGCATGGATCCTGGTTCCTCAAcggtgccaggctgggtgagcaggaggatgcaggCGGCCGGTGCAGGTTACAGCGCCGTGGGATGGAGCACTCGCTGCTGATCCGGGGAGCACGACTGGCTGACAGCGGGGCCCAGGTCACCTTCGTGTCTGGTGGTGTGCGGGACTCAGCTACCCTGCATGTGCAAG CCCCACAGGTCCACATTGCCCCAGTGTCTGAGGATGAACGGCTCAGGAAAGTGCCAGCAGGGATGCCCGTGCTGCTGGAATGCCAGGTGTCCGCCCCGGATGCCCCTGTCTGCTGGCTGAAGGATGGCAAGGCCGTGCCCCTGGATGACGTTATCGCAGTGCAGGCTGAAGGCTGCGTGCGGAGGCTGCTGCTCCGCTCAGCCTGTCCCTCAGACTCTGGTGTGTACACCTGTGACGCTGGGGATGACGCCGTGAGCTTTGTGGTGACCGTGACCG AGGAGCCGGTGAGGATCGTCAGCTCCAACGAGGAAGCCTCCCACACCTACGTGGTTGGGCAGCGTGTGGAGCTGTGGTGCCAGCTATCCcgcccagcagccccagtgcgCTGGTACAAGGATGGAGAGGAGGTGGAGGTGGGAGAGAgcctggtgctggagcaggaggggtcACGGTGCaagctggtgctgccctgcgctcagacacaggacacaggggagTTTGTCTGTGATGCTGGTGGGGACTCTGCCTTCTACACCATCACTGTGGCAG AGGAGCCGGTGAGGATCGTCAGCTCCAACGAGGGGGCCTCCCACGCCTATGTGGCCGGTCAGCGTGTGGAGCTGTGGTGCCAGCTGTCCCGCCTGGCAGCCCCAGTGTGCTGGTACAAGGatggggaggaggtggaggCAGGTGAGAgcctggtgctggagcaggaggggctTCAGTGCCGGCTGGTGCTGCCCTGCGCCCGGCCACAGGACACAGGGGAATTCGTCTGCGATGCCGGTGGGGACTCTGTCTTCTACACAGTCACCGTGGCAG CACCACACCTGAGGCCTGGCATGTTCCCAGCAGAGGTACCAGTGAGGATTGTCAGTTCCAACAAGGAGGCCCCTCACTCCTACGTGGTTGGGCAGCGTGTGGAGCTGTGGTGCCAGCTGTcctgcccagtgtccccagtgcgCTGGTACAAGGATGGAGAGGAGGTGGAGGTGGGAGAGAgcctggtgctggagcaggaggggtcACGGTGCaagctggtgctgccctgcgctcagacacaggacacaggggagTTCGTCTGCAATGCCAGAGATGCATCTGTCTCCTACTCCATCTTGGTGGCAG AGCCACCAGTGAGGATCCTGCAGCCTCCACAGCgctcactggagctgctggttcaGGCACCAGGGTGTGTGGAACTGCGGTGTGAGCTCTCTGTGCCGGATGCTCCGGTGCACTGGTTCAAGGATGGGCTGGAGGTGGATGAGACTGAtaacctgcagctgctggtggagggGGCCTGGCGCTGTCTCTTCATCCCCAAGAGCAGTGCAGAGGATGCAGGCGAGTACATCTGCGAGACCAAGGACGAGGCCATCTCCTTCGATGTCAAGGTGTCAG AGCCTCCGGTGAggatcctgcagccctgcagacctGTCCCTGTCATGACGGTGTCCCCGGGGGAGACGGTGACGCTGTGCTGTGAGCTGTCCCGTGCCGATGCACCCGTGTGCTGGGCAAAGGAGGGTGTCAGGCTCGAGGCTGGGGGCAGCCTGGTTCTGGAGGAGGAGGGTGTCCATCGCCGGCTGCTCATCCCCGCTGCCCAAGCTGAGCACTCTGGAAAATACACCTGTGACACCACCAATGACACAGTGACTTTCACCATCCAAGTGTTGG ATCCGCTGGTCAGGATCCTGGAGAAGGATGTCCTGCCCACCCACCGGCGCTGCCAGGCCATGGAGGACCTGGTGTTGGAGGTGCACCTCTCGCACACCCATGGGGAGGTGAAGTGGTACAAGGAcggggagaagctgcaggacacagggcgCGTGCGGCTGGAGGAGGACGGGGTGCGCCGATCCCTCGTGATCCTGGGCGCCACGGGCAAGGATGCTGGGGAGTATCTTTGTGACACCGGTGATGACAGTATCGTCTTCTTCATCACTGTAGAAG TCCCAGAGCCACCGGTGACCATCgtgggcagcacaggcactgtGGTACATCGCTGTCTGGTGGCTGGGGAAGACCTGGTGCTGGCTTGTGAGCTCTCGCGGCCCGACGCCGTCGTGCGCTGGCTCCGGAATGGCCAGGAGGTGCAGCCGGGTGAACGGGTGCAGGTTGAGGCCCGTGGGGTGCTGCGACAGCTCACCATCAATGGGGCACAGCCCAGCGACGCAGGGCGTTACATCTGTGACGCTGCCAGCGACCGCATGGTGACAAACGTGGAGGTGTCAG CCCGGCCTGTGTGCATTGTCAACAAGGAGGAGGCGCAGAGCCCGCTGGAGGTGCAGGAGGGGGACAGTGTGACACTGGTGGCTCGGCTGTCCCCGGAGACAGCGGCAGTGCAGTGGCAGAAGGATGGACAGACGCTGTGCTCAGGTGGGCGGCTGCTGGTGTGCAGCGAGGGTCCCACACGCAGCCTCACCATCAAGCAAGCGGAGCTGGGTGATGGTGGCATCTTCCTCTGCGACGCCGGTGATGATGAGGTGCATTTCACACTACGAGTGAAAG AGGCACCCGTGCTGTTCGTGAACAAAcgagaggagcaggagaagctgctggtgctggagggcGGCAGTGCCGTGCTCTCCGCCGTCACCTCCACCGAGCGCTCGGATGTCACCTGGCTGGGCCCACAGCAGGCGGCGGTGGCCGGGGAGCGCTGCGAGCTGCGGCGGGACGGCCGAGTGCACAGCCTCATCATCCACAACGTGGCCATGGAGGACGCCGGCACCTACACCTGCCTCTCACCCCACGACCAGATGCAGTTCGACGTGACCGTCCGAG AGCTGCGGGTGAAGTTCCTGCGCGGGCTGTCGGACGTGCGAGCGCGGCAGGGCGAGCGGGTGGTGCTGTGGTGCGAGCTGTGCAAGGCGCGGGGCGATGTGGTGTGGCGGAAGGACGGGCGGGTGCTGGCGCCCGGCCCCCGCCGGCAGATGACGGCGCAGGGACGGGAGCGCTCGCTGGTGCTGAGCCGCGTGGAGCCCGGGGATGCCGGCGAGTACTGCTGCGAGTCCAACGACGACCAGACCCTGGCAACGCTGACGGTGCAGG TCCCCAGGGTGGTGGAGATCAtcatggagctgcagagcctgacGGTGCTGGAGGGGGAGGATGCCACCTTCAAGTGCCTCGTGTCCCCCGAAGATGTGGCTGTAACATGGCAGCTGAATGGCCAGCCCGTGGTCCCCAGTGAGCGTCTGCTGGTGACAAGGAGTGgcctgtgccacagcctcaCCCTCCGGCAGTGCCAGACAGGTGATGCAGGCACTGTGACAGCCAATGCCGAGGGGCTGGTGAGCACAGCTCGGCTGAGTGTACAAG AGGCACAGGTGCTGTTCGTGCGGAAGCTGCAGGATGtggtggcagaggagcagggggaCGTGTGCCTGGAGGTGGAGGTGAGCCACGAGGCTGCCGAGGTGCAGTGGCTGAAGCAGGGCATCCTCCTTCAGCCGAGCAGCAAGTACCAGCTGCGGGAGTCGGGGTGCCGGCGCACCCTCACCATCTGCTGCCTCGGCCCTGCTGACCGTGGCACCTACCGCTGCGAGAGCCTGCACGACCGCACGCAGGCCAAGCTCCACGTGGAAC CCCGGAAGGTGTCAATCCGGACACCACTGGCAGATGTGGAGACCTTTGAGAAGGAGACAGCCACCTTTCACCTGGAACTGTCTCACCCTGGCGTGACTGGGGTCTGGACACGGGACGGCATCCGGGTGAAGCCCAGCAGTACGTGCCGGATCAGTGCCACGGGCTGCGGGCACAGCCTGACACTGGAGAGGCTTGCACTGGAAGACTCGGGCACCGTCACCTTCACTGCTGACACTCTGCGCTGCAGCGCCCACCTGCGTGTGCGGG AGCCTCCAGTCACTATGGTGAGGGTCCCACGAGACCTGGGGGTCCCAGAGACAGGGGTCGCCAGCTTTGAGTGTGAGCTGTCTCGCCCAAATGCAGAGGTGAAATGGTTCAAG GATGGACAGGAGCTGCGGCCAGGGCCCAACTGCCGCATCTACTCAGCGGGACGGCGCCGCATCCTGCAGCTGAGCCGCTGCGAGCTGACCGACACCGGCAGCTACACCTGCGATGCAGGCGACTGCCGGGCCTCTGCCACGCTGCACGTCCAGG AGCGCCAGGTCCACattgtgcaggagctgcaggacgTCCAGGTGCGGGAGGGTGACAACGCAGTCTTCACCTGTGAGGTGTCACACGGGGACGTGAAGGGCGAGTGGTTTCGGGACGGGGAGAAAATCAAGGTCTCCAGCACAGTGAAGATACGGCAAGAAG ggaccCGGCACTTCCTACTGTTCTGTGGTGTGCGCCCTGAGGACAAGGGACTCATCCGCTTCACAGCCAGGACAGTCACCTCGGAGGCCAGTCTGCAGGTGGAAG CACTGCCAATCCGGATTGTGAAGCCACTGCGGGACAAGACGGTGCTGGCGAGGCACAAGGCGACACTGGAGTGCACCGTGTCCCACGCCCGGGGCCGGGTGCGCTGGCTCCGTGGGGACACCGAGATCTTTGCCGGTGACAAGTATGAGATCTGCAATCTGGACTGCTACCGCACACTCATCATTCACCGCGTGGGCCCTGAGGACGAGGACTCGTACACCTGCGACGCCTTCGACGACCGCTCCACTGCCCGGCTCCTTGTGGAGG GGAGCTAG
- the TMEM198 gene encoding transmembrane protein 198, with protein sequence MPLPGVPRAMTATVQTLRFKLLPHEPGQEWGHSCQQEIERRYQVVPSVVCAMCCLFGIIYCFFGYRCFKAVMFLTGLMFGSIIIFMLCYKERVLDTQLSVEASVGIGLGIGVLCGLVTMLVRSVGLFMVGLLLGLLLAVATLVVMEQFYHPPTVWIPIALLLGVGMLFAVLTLQWQRFFTTLSTAVFGSAIMTVTVDYFIELFLLVQYIYERIKVAPARPVCWYSWVILGIWPLLTTLGVLVQWKVTGEGYSHTEVIISRQQRRVQLMRIKQREDRKEKKKKRRPHHPPPHQHKAHPPEPAYRRKPNPVRRFDGDVLSPSYIQSFRERQTGPSLNSLIASSHAVVDLDYDCSSTVPLTTGSGPAVRV encoded by the exons ATGCCTCTCCCAGGAGTCCCAAGAGCCATGACTGCAACTGTGCAGACGCTGCGGTTCAAGCTGCTGCCGCACGAGCCAGGCCAGGAGtgggggcacagctgccagcaggaaatTGAGCGTCGCTACCAGGTGGTGCCCTCAGTGGTGTGCGCTATGTGCTGCCTTTTTGGCATCATCTACTGCTTTTTCG GCTACCGCTGCTTCAAGGCTGTCATGTTCCTGACGGGGCTGATGTTCGGCTCTATCATCATCTTCATGCTGTGCTACAAGGAGAGGGTGCTGGACACACAGCTGAGCGTGGAGGCCTCAGTGGGCATTGGGTTGGGCATTGGAGTCTTGTGTGGGCTGGTCACCATGCTGGTGCGCAGCGTTGGCCTCTTCATggtggggctgctcctggggctgctgctggcggTGGCCACGCTGGTGGTGATGGAGCAATTCTACCACCCACCAACGGTGTGGATCCCCATCGCGCTGCTCTTGGGCGTGGGGATGCTCTTTGCTGTCCTCACCCTGCAGTGGCAGCGCTTCTTCACCACCCTCTCCACCGCCGTCTTTGGCAGCGCCATCATGACCGTCACTGTCGACTACTTCATCGAGCTCTTCCTCCTGGTGCAGTACATCTATGAGCGCATCAAGGTGGCCCCTGCTCGCCCCGTGTGCTGGTACAGCTGGGTCATCCTGGGCATCTGGCCACTCCTCACCACGCTGGGTGtcctggtccagtggaaggtcACAGGCGAAGGCTACTCCCATACAGAAG TGATCATCAGCCGGCAGCAGCGCCGCGTGCAGCTGATGCGCATCAAGCAGCGGGAAGACcgaaaggagaagaagaagaagcgGAGACCCCACCACCCACCACCCCACCAGCACAAAGCCCACCCCCCCGAGCCTGCTTACCGCCGCAAGCCCAACCCCGTGCGCCGCTTTGATGGGGACGTGCTTTCCCCC AGCTACATCCAGAGTTTCCGAGAGCGGCAGACAGGACCATCGCTGAACAGCCTCATCGCCAGCTCCCATGCCGTGGTGGACCTGGACTATGACTGCAGCTCCACCGTGCCCCTCACCACGGGCTCTGGCCCTGCTGTGAGGGTATAA